In Oceanobacillus sp. FSL K6-2867, one DNA window encodes the following:
- a CDS encoding glutamate synthase subunit beta, which yields MGKVTGFMEYERKARPGRNPKERIQDWDDYTIPMTDEAVQQQGARCMDCGVPTCHSGMEINGVTSGCPVYHLIPEWNQLVYEGKWKEALDRGHQMNNFPEFTGIACPAPCEGACVLGINEPAVAIRTVERSIIEKGFAEGWVVPEPPKIRTGKRVAVVGSGPAGLAAAAQLNKAGHSVTVFERDKRVGGLLTYGIPEMKLAYEVVTRRVAILEQEGIEFVTNTEVGKDVTVDELKADFDATILCGGAALHRDMPVEGGDLKGIYPAMNFLHANVESLLDCNLEDEKYISAADKDVIVIGGGDTGTDCLATSVRHNCRSLTQFDIYEKKNLLRDEEANPWPQYPKIHRIEYGHTEAEAYQGEDPRAYAVQTTKFVGDENGHVKEVHTINVKTRYERGKKIREAIPGTEKVWPADLVLIAIGFKGPDQDLIKQLQVETTNSTTVKATYGKFTTNVEGIFTAGDMRRGQSLIVWAINEGRAAARECDRYLMGETKLP from the coding sequence ATGGGGAAAGTAACTGGATTTATGGAATACGAACGGAAAGCTCGTCCGGGAAGAAATCCTAAGGAGCGAATACAAGACTGGGATGATTATACGATACCGATGACAGACGAAGCGGTACAGCAGCAAGGAGCACGTTGCATGGATTGCGGCGTGCCAACTTGCCATTCTGGTATGGAAATTAACGGAGTAACCTCAGGGTGTCCCGTTTACCACCTTATCCCAGAATGGAACCAGCTCGTTTACGAAGGGAAATGGAAAGAGGCGCTAGACCGCGGACATCAGATGAATAATTTTCCCGAATTTACTGGGATCGCATGTCCGGCACCGTGTGAGGGGGCATGTGTCCTTGGGATTAATGAACCAGCTGTTGCTATCAGGACGGTGGAACGTTCGATTATTGAAAAAGGATTTGCTGAAGGGTGGGTAGTTCCCGAACCTCCAAAAATTCGTACAGGGAAGCGCGTTGCTGTCGTTGGTTCAGGACCAGCAGGACTTGCCGCTGCAGCTCAATTAAATAAAGCAGGGCATTCCGTAACAGTATTCGAGCGTGATAAGCGTGTTGGTGGACTACTAACTTATGGAATTCCAGAAATGAAGCTTGCATATGAGGTTGTAACAAGACGTGTGGCGATTTTAGAACAGGAAGGCATCGAATTTGTTACCAACACAGAGGTTGGAAAAGATGTAACAGTCGATGAATTAAAAGCTGATTTTGACGCAACCATCTTATGTGGCGGTGCTGCTCTCCACCGCGATATGCCAGTTGAAGGTGGTGATTTGAAAGGTATTTATCCTGCCATGAACTTTTTACATGCCAATGTGGAAAGCTTGCTTGATTGCAATTTAGAGGATGAGAAATATATTTCTGCCGCGGATAAAGACGTTATTGTAATTGGTGGGGGAGATACGGGAACCGACTGCTTGGCAACGTCTGTAAGACATAATTGCAGGAGCCTCACACAGTTTGATATCTATGAAAAGAAGAACTTACTAAGGGATGAAGAGGCAAATCCATGGCCACAATATCCAAAGATCCACCGTATCGAATATGGACATACGGAAGCAGAAGCGTATCAAGGTGAAGATCCACGGGCGTATGCCGTACAAACAACGAAATTTGTTGGTGATGAAAATGGTCATGTAAAAGAAGTGCATACGATAAACGTGAAAACACGCTACGAACGCGGGAAAAAGATTCGTGAAGCAATTCCAGGAACCGAAAAAGTATGGCCAGCGGACCTTGTACTAATTGCCATCGGATTTAAAGGACCTGATCAAGATTTGATTAAGCAGTTGCAGGTAGAAACTACGAATAGCACTACTGTAAAAGCAACCTACGGCAAGTTCACAACAAATGTGGAAGGTATATTTACTGCTGGGGACATGCGCCGCGGACAGAGTCTGATCGTATGGGCGATTAACGAGGGGAGAGCAGCCGCAAGAGAATGCGACCGCTACCTGATGGGAGAAACGAAACTGCCATAA
- a CDS encoding SEC-C metal-binding domain-containing protein, with the protein MSKPKRNDPCPCGSGKKYKKCCGSSSVMTISPEVYNSEIENFHIKLISFAMQQYEPELEELTLRYPQPFIGENEELSKIYMAGLTFWAIPNLALAKNEQTIFDTFYQKQEPKMRYTNTKNTFASWANTVPSIFDILSINQEAQQAYLRDVLTNESYTIPFTEEDDFKAGNLAIGVTVPYIGYHNFLFTMVELFDKDREKVIAMTKSYAGMVGGLAENFPALLADILVLEDSKFDWPNPAQEMVAQLFTKQMQDKEMDEQLISTGVKLWNVYCLKENPAFKKAGSCAAALDYLVQDRFLETPATQSQLAKEYETTAATVSSNYRKLVKCLDEELKQLMIDSK; encoded by the coding sequence TTGAGCAAGCCAAAAAGAAATGATCCCTGTCCATGCGGCAGTGGTAAAAAGTATAAAAAATGCTGTGGGTCTTCAAGTGTTATGACAATAAGTCCTGAAGTTTATAATTCGGAAATAGAAAATTTTCATATAAAGTTAATTTCATTCGCCATGCAACAGTATGAGCCAGAGCTGGAAGAATTAACGTTAAGATATCCTCAGCCTTTTATTGGAGAGAATGAGGAACTATCTAAAATCTATATGGCTGGACTAACGTTTTGGGCAATCCCGAACCTTGCACTTGCGAAAAATGAGCAAACGATTTTTGATACATTTTATCAAAAACAAGAACCTAAAATGAGATATACAAACACTAAAAATACATTCGCATCATGGGCAAACACGGTTCCAAGTATTTTCGACATTCTTTCCATTAATCAGGAAGCACAGCAGGCTTATTTACGTGATGTCTTAACAAATGAAAGCTATACGATTCCTTTTACCGAAGAGGATGACTTTAAAGCTGGTAATCTAGCTATCGGGGTAACGGTTCCATATATCGGTTACCACAACTTCCTGTTTACAATGGTTGAATTGTTTGATAAGGACAGGGAAAAGGTTATAGCAATGACAAAATCATACGCGGGTATGGTAGGCGGTCTAGCGGAAAACTTCCCAGCACTATTAGCAGACATTCTCGTACTCGAAGACTCGAAGTTTGATTGGCCAAATCCAGCGCAGGAAATGGTTGCACAGCTTTTCACGAAACAGATGCAGGATAAGGAAATGGATGAGCAGCTTATCTCTACCGGTGTTAAACTTTGGAACGTATACTGCTTAAAAGAGAACCCAGCATTTAAAAAGGCTGGTTCCTGTGCCGCAGCTCTCGATTACTTAGTACAGGATAGGTTCCTGGAAACTCCTGCTACCCAGAGTCAGCTTGCAAAGGAATATGAAACAACAGCTGCAACTGTTTCTTCCAATTATCGAAAACTTGTAAAGTGCTTGGATGAAGAGTTGAAGCAATTAATGATTGATAGTAAATGA
- the rlmN gene encoding 23S rRNA (adenine(2503)-C(2))-methyltransferase RlmN codes for MSKTSIYGLTYKQLTEWLVERGEKRFRADQVWNWLYKKRISNFSEMRNVNKDTIELLEENFVLHTLGEEIRQESKDGTIKFLFKLSDGNLIETVLMRFPYGLSVCVTTQVGCNIGCTFCASGLLPKSRDLTSGEIVEQIMNVQKHLDTKGEGDRVSHIVVMGIGEPLDNYKNLMDFLYVVNDDAGLNIGARHITVSTSGLAHKMYEFADTDIQVNLALSLHAPNNELRSRIMKINKAFPIEKLMKAVDYYLEKKNRRITYEYIMLRDINDHKEEAIQLANLIKDHRHLAYVNLIPYNTVDEHSEYQRSESSSIQLFFETLKARGIHCGVRWENGADIDAACGQLRSKQIKKSKAM; via the coding sequence ATGAGTAAAACATCCATTTATGGACTGACATATAAGCAACTTACCGAATGGCTCGTTGAGCGTGGTGAGAAACGTTTCCGCGCTGATCAGGTTTGGAATTGGTTGTATAAAAAGCGGATTTCCAACTTCAGTGAGATGCGAAATGTAAACAAAGACACCATTGAATTGCTGGAAGAGAACTTTGTTCTGCATACACTTGGTGAGGAAATCAGACAAGAATCGAAGGACGGTACCATCAAATTTTTATTTAAACTATCTGATGGTAATTTAATCGAAACGGTTCTCATGCGTTTCCCTTATGGATTATCTGTCTGTGTAACAACGCAAGTAGGCTGTAATATCGGTTGTACATTCTGTGCAAGTGGTCTGCTGCCAAAAAGCCGTGACTTAACAAGTGGAGAAATCGTAGAACAAATTATGAACGTGCAAAAGCATTTGGACACGAAAGGCGAAGGCGATCGTGTGAGTCATATCGTTGTAATGGGGATTGGTGAACCACTCGATAACTATAAGAACTTAATGGACTTCCTGTATGTTGTGAATGATGATGCTGGTCTGAACATTGGAGCAAGACATATAACGGTATCTACAAGTGGACTTGCCCACAAAATGTATGAGTTTGCAGATACAGACATCCAAGTAAATCTTGCTTTATCTTTACATGCACCAAACAACGAGCTTCGTTCCCGAATTATGAAAATCAATAAGGCATTCCCGATTGAAAAGCTCATGAAGGCAGTTGACTATTATTTAGAGAAGAAGAACCGAAGAATCACGTACGAGTATATTATGTTAAGAGATATCAATGATCATAAAGAGGAAGCAATTCAGCTTGCTAACCTAATTAAAGACCATCGACACCTAGCATATGTAAATCTAATACCGTACAATACGGTTGACGAGCATAGTGAATACCAGCGAAGTGAATCTAGTTCAATCCAGCTATTTTTTGAAACACTGAAAGCAAGAGGGATTCATTGTGGTGTCCGTTGGGAAAATGGCGCCGACATTGATGCAGCTTGTGGACAACTAAGAAGTAAACAAATAAAAAAATCAAAAGCAATGTAA
- the gltB gene encoding glutamate synthase large subunit — translation MTRNGLPKPQGLYRPDFEHEACGIGMIANINGKKTHNIVQNAINILCNLEHRGGQSADTSTGDGAGIMTQIPDRFFQKQCAKENIDLPREGDYGVGMVFLPRDRQLRMTCRKIIERIVQEEGQAFLGWRPVPTNESFIGIVAAKSMPTIRQFFIQKSDGIKDQMAFERKLYVIRKCIERVVAEEQQYEDVYVCSLSTRTIVYKGMLIPEQLDAFYIDLNHPEFKSALALVHSRFSTNTFPSWKRSHPNRYTIHNGEFNTLRGNVNWMQAREKLCQSEYFTEEELEKILPVLDVDGSDSSIFDNTFEFLHLSGRSLAHSAMMMVPEPWSNDAMIREEKRDFYEYHSTLMEPWDGPAALVFTDGNQIGACLDRNGLRPARYYVTKDGMIVLGSEVGALDIFADDILYKDRLTPGKMLLVDLEKGVIIPDETIKMQIASEQPYKKWLENKINLEDLADAHQKAPLYGGEELVQQQLAFGYTREELTKIMKPLVSDGKDPIGSMGYDSPLAVLSKKPQLLYNYFKQLFAQVTNPPLDAIREKIITMVETTIGAEGNLVDPTAENCRHIRLKTPILRNEELEKIREQQLEAFRTITLSCVFEAQEGQGKMEAALEALFDKADSAIDAGVTLLILSDRGVSEDKAAIPALLAVSGLHHHLIRKGIRTKVSLLVESGEPREVHHFAALIGYGAEGINPYLALNTFTDLMEKGELEAVTEKQAHERYVASVTDGIIKILSKMGISTIQSYRGAQIFEAVGIHDDVIDRYFTGTASRLGGIGLDMIEKETLIRHDVAFQANQVGNHNLPAGDEFQYRENGEDHQYNPRTIQTLQHAVRSNDYALFKTYSNMLTDETSNLQSLRGMVRFKKRTAVPIEEVEPIEEIVRRFKTGAMSFGSISKEAHESLAIAMNRLGGRSNTGEGGEDPNRFIHDENGDLRRSAIKQVASGRFGVTSNYLVNADEIQIKVAQGAKPGEGGQLPGEKVYPWVAEVRGSTPGVELISPPPHHDIYSIEDLAELIFNLKNANPSARISVKLVSAVGVGTIAAGVAKGRADHVVISGYDGGTGAAPRTSLKHTGLPWEIGLAETHQTLLLNGLRDRITVETDGKMMTGRDVVIASLLGAEEYGFSTAPLVALGCVMMRVCHLDTCPVGIATQNPALRKKFNGDPEHVVNFMRFIAEETRELMAELGFRTINEMVGRSDVLEANKLDHWKAKDLDLSALLYRPELSFEIAHYATKSQDHGIEKTLDYQELIPICETAIEEGNPIEFTVAIRNINRVTGTLLGSEITKRYGEMGLPEDTIKLNFNGSAGQSFGAFIPKGMALNLIGDANDFVGKGLSGGKIIVKTAPSVTFRPEKNTIIGNVAFYGASSGEAYIRGIAGERFAVRNSGATIVVEGIGDHGCEYMTGGTVIILGGTGRNFAAGMSGGVAYVFDEDSTFRNRINPAMVNVGRIDYPEELDVIYQQIEKHISYTDSAHATRILAYWESYSKQFVKVIPKAYVRMRERIKDLLDSGLDRLEAEMTAFEESKGNVADKKNRKIKIM, via the coding sequence ATGACAAGGAATGGATTACCAAAACCGCAGGGTCTATACCGGCCAGATTTTGAACATGAGGCATGTGGTATAGGCATGATTGCGAATATTAACGGCAAGAAAACCCACAATATTGTCCAAAACGCGATTAATATTCTATGTAATTTAGAGCATCGTGGAGGACAATCTGCAGACACAAGCACTGGAGACGGAGCAGGAATTATGACACAAATACCTGACCGATTTTTCCAAAAGCAGTGTGCGAAGGAAAATATTGATCTTCCACGAGAAGGAGATTATGGGGTAGGGATGGTATTTTTACCTCGTGACAGACAGCTTCGTATGACGTGCAGAAAAATAATCGAACGTATTGTGCAAGAAGAAGGGCAAGCCTTTTTAGGCTGGCGTCCTGTCCCTACAAATGAATCCTTCATCGGTATTGTCGCGGCGAAAAGTATGCCCACAATCCGTCAATTTTTCATCCAAAAGTCGGATGGTATAAAAGATCAAATGGCCTTTGAACGTAAACTCTACGTAATTCGGAAATGTATTGAGAGAGTCGTAGCGGAAGAACAGCAATACGAGGATGTCTATGTTTGCAGTTTATCAACACGTACGATTGTCTATAAAGGAATGCTTATTCCAGAACAATTAGATGCTTTTTATATTGATTTGAATCATCCGGAGTTTAAATCTGCTTTAGCACTCGTGCATTCACGCTTTAGTACGAACACTTTTCCTAGCTGGAAAAGGTCTCACCCAAATCGATACACCATACACAATGGAGAATTTAATACGTTACGCGGAAATGTAAATTGGATGCAGGCTCGTGAAAAGCTTTGTCAGTCTGAATATTTCACCGAAGAAGAGCTGGAAAAAATCCTGCCTGTGCTCGATGTTGATGGCAGTGATTCATCCATTTTTGACAATACCTTTGAATTTCTGCATCTATCAGGGAGGTCACTCGCACACAGCGCAATGATGATGGTTCCGGAACCATGGTCGAATGATGCGATGATTCGCGAGGAAAAGCGCGATTTCTATGAGTATCATAGTACATTAATGGAGCCGTGGGATGGACCGGCGGCACTTGTATTTACCGATGGGAATCAAATCGGAGCATGTCTGGATCGGAATGGACTTCGCCCTGCAAGGTATTATGTAACAAAGGATGGCATGATTGTTCTAGGTTCTGAAGTAGGGGCATTGGATATTTTTGCGGACGACATTTTGTATAAAGATCGATTGACACCAGGGAAAATGCTGCTCGTGGATTTGGAAAAGGGTGTTATTATTCCAGATGAAACGATTAAGATGCAAATTGCATCTGAACAGCCTTATAAGAAATGGCTGGAAAATAAAATCAATCTGGAGGATCTGGCGGACGCGCATCAGAAAGCGCCATTGTATGGTGGGGAGGAATTAGTCCAGCAACAATTAGCATTTGGCTATACGCGTGAGGAGCTAACTAAAATTATGAAGCCGCTTGTATCGGATGGGAAGGATCCGATTGGTTCCATGGGCTATGACTCTCCGCTCGCTGTATTATCGAAAAAGCCGCAGCTTCTGTATAACTATTTCAAACAGCTCTTTGCACAAGTAACGAATCCACCACTGGATGCGATTCGGGAAAAAATTATTACGATGGTTGAAACAACAATAGGAGCGGAAGGAAATCTTGTCGATCCTACAGCAGAAAACTGCAGACATATTCGGCTGAAAACACCAATTTTACGAAACGAGGAACTTGAGAAAATTCGTGAACAGCAGCTGGAGGCATTTCGGACCATAACACTGTCTTGCGTTTTCGAAGCGCAAGAAGGGCAAGGGAAAATGGAAGCGGCTCTCGAAGCTTTATTTGATAAAGCGGATTCGGCTATCGATGCAGGAGTTACATTACTGATTCTCTCAGATCGAGGAGTATCAGAGGATAAAGCAGCGATTCCTGCATTACTAGCTGTATCCGGTTTGCATCATCATTTAATTCGTAAAGGAATTCGAACAAAAGTAAGCCTGCTTGTAGAGTCTGGGGAACCCAGAGAAGTGCATCATTTTGCTGCATTAATTGGATACGGAGCAGAAGGAATTAATCCGTATCTAGCACTAAATACTTTTACTGATTTAATGGAAAAAGGTGAATTGGAAGCTGTTACGGAAAAACAGGCACACGAAAGATACGTAGCTTCCGTTACAGACGGGATTATTAAAATCCTATCGAAAATGGGTATTTCAACGATTCAAAGCTATCGTGGTGCACAAATATTTGAAGCGGTCGGTATTCATGATGATGTGATTGACAGGTATTTTACTGGAACAGCTTCACGACTTGGCGGGATTGGCTTGGATATGATTGAGAAAGAAACGCTAATAAGACATGATGTTGCCTTCCAAGCGAATCAAGTAGGGAATCATAACTTGCCGGCGGGAGATGAGTTCCAATATCGTGAAAATGGTGAAGATCACCAGTATAATCCGAGGACGATTCAAACATTGCAGCATGCTGTCCGCAGCAATGACTATGCACTGTTTAAAACATATTCGAACATGTTAACGGATGAAACGAGTAATCTACAATCCCTTCGTGGCATGGTCCGTTTTAAAAAGCGTACCGCCGTGCCGATCGAAGAAGTTGAACCAATAGAAGAAATTGTTAGGCGTTTTAAAACAGGAGCCATGTCCTTTGGGTCGATTAGTAAAGAGGCACACGAATCCTTAGCAATCGCAATGAACCGCCTCGGTGGCCGGAGCAATACAGGAGAGGGCGGAGAAGACCCGAATCGTTTTATCCACGATGAAAATGGTGATTTGCGAAGAAGTGCAATCAAGCAGGTTGCCTCGGGACGTTTCGGGGTAACGAGTAATTATTTAGTTAATGCCGATGAGATTCAAATTAAAGTCGCTCAAGGGGCAAAACCGGGTGAAGGTGGTCAGCTGCCAGGAGAGAAGGTATATCCGTGGGTAGCAGAGGTTCGTGGTTCCACCCCTGGTGTTGAGCTAATCTCTCCTCCGCCACATCATGATATTTATTCGATTGAGGACCTTGCAGAGCTGATTTTCAATTTGAAAAACGCTAATCCAAGTGCTCGTATTAGTGTGAAGCTTGTTTCAGCAGTTGGTGTCGGAACGATTGCAGCAGGTGTTGCCAAAGGTCGTGCTGACCATGTTGTAATTAGTGGCTATGATGGCGGCACAGGTGCTGCGCCGCGCACAAGCTTAAAGCATACAGGGCTGCCTTGGGAAATTGGTCTAGCTGAAACACATCAAACGCTTCTTTTAAATGGATTGCGTGACCGAATTACCGTAGAAACAGATGGGAAAATGATGACAGGCAGAGATGTAGTCATTGCTTCCTTACTAGGTGCAGAGGAATATGGCTTTTCAACAGCACCTCTCGTTGCGCTTGGCTGTGTCATGATGCGCGTTTGTCATTTGGATACATGTCCAGTAGGGATTGCGACGCAAAACCCGGCATTAAGAAAGAAATTTAATGGTGACCCGGAGCATGTTGTTAACTTTATGCGATTTATTGCTGAAGAAACAAGGGAACTAATGGCAGAGCTTGGCTTTCGAACGATTAATGAGATGGTTGGAAGGTCGGATGTACTCGAAGCAAACAAGCTAGACCATTGGAAAGCGAAGGACTTAGACTTATCTGCCTTGCTCTATCGTCCAGAGCTATCATTTGAGATTGCGCATTATGCAACGAAATCGCAGGATCATGGAATTGAGAAGACGCTTGATTATCAAGAGCTTATACCAATTTGCGAAACAGCAATTGAAGAAGGAAACCCAATTGAATTTACCGTTGCTATCCGAAATATTAACCGAGTTACAGGTACACTTCTCGGTAGTGAAATAACAAAACGCTATGGTGAAATGGGCTTGCCGGAGGATACGATTAAATTGAATTTTAATGGATCTGCTGGTCAAAGTTTTGGCGCATTTATCCCGAAAGGAATGGCGCTTAACCTTATTGGTGATGCTAACGATTTTGTTGGTAAAGGGTTATCCGGAGGTAAAATTATTGTCAAAACAGCTCCGTCTGTAACGTTCCGACCGGAAAAAAATACGATAATCGGAAATGTAGCATTTTACGGGGCATCGAGCGGTGAAGCTTATATTCGTGGGATTGCGGGCGAACGATTTGCAGTAAGGAACAGTGGGGCAACAATCGTCGTAGAAGGTATTGGTGATCATGGCTGTGAATATATGACAGGTGGAACAGTTATCATCCTTGGTGGGACTGGAAGAAACTTTGCTGCAGGAATGTCTGGTGGCGTAGCTTATGTGTTTGATGAGGACAGCACATTCCGTAATCGGATTAATCCTGCCATGGTAAATGTCGGCAGGATCGATTACCCAGAGGAATTAGATGTCATTTATCAACAAATCGAAAAGCATATTAGCTACACAGACAGCGCACATGCTACACGTATACTTGCTTATTGGGAAAGTTATTCTAAGCAGTTTGTCAAAGTTATTCCAAAAGCTTATGTAAGAATGAGAGAACGAATTAAAGACTTGTTGGATAGTGGTTTAGATAGATTGGAAGCAGAGATGACTGCTTTTGAGGAAAGCAAAGGTAACGTTGCAGACAAGAAGAATAGGAAAATAAAAATTATGTAG